A genomic region of Mycobacterium senriense contains the following coding sequences:
- a CDS encoding O-methyltransferase: MDGTDAEAPGQAAPSRADSLFAHAESSISEDALLAAARERAVDIGAGAVTPAVGALLSLLTKLSGGKAIAEVGTGAGVSGLWLLSGMSDDGVLTTIDIEPEYLRLAKQAFTEAGIGPSRTRLIGGRAQEVLTRLADESYDLVFIDADPVDQPDYVVEGVRLLRPGGVIVVHRAALGGRAGDPAARDAEVVAVREAARLIAEDERLTPALVPLGDGILAAVRD, translated from the coding sequence ATGGACGGCACCGACGCAGAAGCCCCCGGCCAGGCAGCGCCCAGCCGGGCCGATTCGCTCTTCGCGCACGCCGAAAGCTCGATATCGGAAGACGCGTTGCTGGCGGCCGCGCGCGAGCGGGCCGTGGACATCGGCGCCGGGGCGGTGACACCGGCGGTGGGCGCGTTGCTGAGCCTGCTGACCAAGCTGAGTGGCGGCAAGGCCATCGCCGAAGTGGGTACCGGCGCGGGCGTCAGCGGGCTGTGGCTGTTGTCCGGCATGAGCGACGACGGCGTCTTGACGACGATCGACATCGAGCCCGAATATCTGCGGCTGGCCAAGCAGGCCTTCACCGAGGCCGGCATCGGCCCGTCGCGCACCCGGCTGATCGGGGGCCGCGCCCAGGAGGTGCTCACCCGGCTCGCCGACGAGTCCTACGACCTGGTGTTCATCGACGCCGACCCGGTCGATCAGCCGGACTACGTCGTCGAAGGGGTGCGGCTGCTGCGCCCCGGCGGCGTGATCGTGGTGCATCGCGCCGCGCTGGGCGGACGGGCCGGTGACCCCGCTGCCCGCGACGCCGAGGTGGTCGCGGTCCGGGAGGCCGCACGCCTGATCGCCGAGGACGAACGCCTCACCCCGGCGCTCGTGCCGCTCGGCGACGGCATCCTGGCCGCCGTGCGCGACTGA
- the sigE gene encoding RNA polymerase sigma factor SigE — MDRGGRWTGNTDWELPVAASDEVPLFGTPDSEDLIITTLLSPSSMSHAQELPADEWVEPSDALQGTAVFDATGDKAAMPSWDELVRQHADRVYRLAYRLSGNQHDAEDLTQETFIRVFRSVQNYQPGTFEGWLHRITTNLFLDMVRRRSRIRMEALPEDYERVPADEPNPEQIYHDSRLGPDLQAALDSLPPEFRAAVVLCDIEGLSYEEIGATLGVKLGTVRSRIHRGRQALRDYLATHPDHDAARAKSA, encoded by the coding sequence ATGGATCGCGGAGGGCGTTGGACCGGGAATACCGACTGGGAACTACCTGTTGCCGCCAGTGACGAAGTGCCGTTGTTCGGCACCCCGGATTCGGAGGACTTGATCATCACCACGCTTCTCAGCCCGTCCAGCATGTCTCATGCGCAGGAGCTCCCCGCCGACGAGTGGGTGGAGCCGTCCGACGCGCTGCAAGGGACCGCGGTGTTCGACGCGACTGGCGACAAGGCGGCCATGCCGTCCTGGGACGAGTTGGTGCGCCAGCACGCCGACCGGGTGTATCGGCTGGCCTACCGGCTTTCCGGCAATCAGCACGATGCCGAGGACCTCACCCAGGAGACCTTCATCCGGGTCTTCCGGTCGGTGCAGAACTACCAGCCGGGAACGTTCGAGGGGTGGTTGCACCGCATCACCACCAACCTCTTCCTCGACATGGTGCGCCGCCGTTCGCGCATCCGGATGGAGGCGCTGCCCGAGGATTACGAGCGGGTGCCCGCCGACGAGCCGAACCCCGAGCAGATCTATCACGATTCGCGGCTGGGCCCCGACCTGCAGGCCGCGCTCGATTCGCTGCCGCCGGAATTTCGTGCCGCCGTCGTGCTGTGTGACATCGAAGGCTTGTCCTACGAGGAGATCGGCGCCACGTTGGGCGTCAAACTGGGCACCGTGCGCAGCCGCATCCACCGCGGACGCCAGGCGTTGCGGGACTACCTGGCCACGCACCCCGATCACGACGCGGCGCGCGCCAAGTCGGCGTAA
- the rseA gene encoding anti-sigma E factor RseA yields MPDRGHVFRRAFSWLPAQFASQSDAPVGAPRQFGSTEHLSVEAIAAFVDGELRMNAHLRAAHHLSLCAQCAGEVEDQSRARAALRDSRPIRIPSTLLGMLADIPFESPDDSSAPASDRFADRDGRERRKRR; encoded by the coding sequence ATGCCCGATCGTGGACATGTGTTCCGCCGCGCGTTCTCCTGGCTCCCCGCTCAGTTCGCCTCGCAGAGCGACGCGCCCGTCGGCGCACCGCGCCAGTTCGGGTCCACCGAGCACCTGTCCGTCGAAGCGATCGCGGCGTTCGTCGACGGCGAGCTCCGGATGAACGCGCACCTGCGGGCCGCGCATCACCTGTCGTTGTGCGCCCAGTGTGCGGGCGAGGTCGAGGACCAGAGCAGGGCGCGCGCGGCGCTGCGCGATTCGCGCCCCATCCGCATCCCCAGCACGCTGCTCGGCATGCTCGCCGACATTCCCTTCGAGTCGCCCGACGATTCCTCCGCGCCGGCATCCGACCGCTTCGCCGACCGTGACGGACGTGAGCGGCGCAAGCGCCGGTAG
- the htrA gene encoding serine protease HtrA → MTSDQGYDQAKDSGNRLAPRPISRPPVDPASTREFGRPDGLRGSFVAERVRPQKYLDQAEFRPGNRPADPVLQEAFHRPDGSPDSLQRHPVDANALAGEKNGMEPDGHDDPWRDPGAAAALGTPAVAPSRSGTALGYGGKLGVRDVLFGGKVSYLALLILLLIALVIGLLGGVIGRKTAEVAEAFTTSKVTLSTSGNGEGPAGRFAKVAAATAGAVVTIESKSDQEGMQGSGVVIDGRGYIVTNNHVISEAANNPSQFKTTVVFNDGKEVPANLVGRDPKTDLAVLKVDNVDNLSVARLGDSDKVRVGDEVLAAGAPLGLRSTVTHGIISALHRPVPLSGEGSDTDTVIDALQTDASINHGNSGGPLIDMDSQVIGIDTAGKSLSDSASGLGFAIPINEAKQVAETLIKDGKIVHPTLGVSTRSVSNAIASGAQVANVKAGSPAQKGGVLENDVVVKVGNRKVADADEFVVAVRQLTIGQDSPIEVVRDGRHVTLTVKPDPDS, encoded by the coding sequence GTGACCTCCGACCAAGGCTACGACCAAGCAAAAGACAGCGGCAACCGCTTAGCGCCGCGCCCCATCTCGCGTCCGCCGGTCGACCCCGCTTCGACTCGGGAGTTCGGTCGTCCCGACGGGCTGCGCGGGTCGTTCGTGGCCGAGCGGGTCCGTCCGCAGAAGTACCTTGACCAGGCCGAGTTCCGGCCGGGCAACCGGCCGGCCGACCCCGTGCTGCAGGAGGCCTTCCACCGGCCCGATGGCAGCCCCGACTCGTTGCAGCGCCACCCGGTCGACGCCAACGCGCTGGCCGGCGAGAAAAACGGGATGGAGCCCGACGGGCACGACGATCCCTGGCGAGACCCGGGCGCCGCGGCGGCGTTGGGCACGCCGGCGGTGGCGCCGTCGCGATCCGGGACCGCCCTGGGCTACGGCGGCAAACTCGGCGTGCGCGACGTGTTGTTCGGCGGCAAGGTGTCCTACCTCGCGTTGCTGATCCTGCTGCTGATCGCCCTGGTCATCGGTCTGCTCGGCGGTGTGATCGGTCGCAAGACAGCCGAGGTCGCCGAGGCGTTCACCACCTCCAAGGTGACGCTGTCGACCAGCGGCAACGGCGAAGGCCCGGCCGGGCGCTTCGCCAAGGTGGCGGCTGCGACGGCGGGTGCGGTGGTGACCATCGAGTCCAAGAGCGACCAGGAAGGCATGCAGGGCTCCGGAGTCGTCATCGACGGCCGCGGCTACATCGTCACCAACAACCACGTCATCTCCGAGGCGGCGAACAACCCCAGCCAGTTCAAGACGACGGTGGTGTTCAACGACGGCAAAGAGGTGCCGGCGAACCTGGTGGGCCGCGACCCCAAGACCGACCTGGCCGTGCTGAAGGTCGACAACGTCGACAACCTGTCGGTGGCACGCCTGGGCGACTCCGACAAGGTGCGGGTGGGCGACGAGGTGCTGGCCGCGGGTGCGCCGCTGGGGCTGCGCAGCACCGTGACGCACGGCATCATCAGCGCGCTGCACCGCCCGGTGCCGCTGTCGGGGGAGGGCTCGGACACCGATACGGTGATCGACGCGCTGCAGACCGACGCCTCGATCAACCACGGAAACTCCGGTGGTCCGCTGATCGACATGGATTCCCAGGTGATCGGCATCGACACGGCCGGTAAGTCGTTGTCCGACAGCGCAAGTGGGCTGGGCTTCGCGATCCCGATCAACGAGGCCAAGCAGGTCGCCGAGACGTTGATCAAGGACGGCAAGATTGTGCACCCGACGCTGGGCGTCAGCACCCGGTCGGTGAGCAACGCGATCGCGTCCGGCGCCCAGGTGGCCAACGTGAAGGCGGGCAGCCCCGCGCAGAAGGGCGGAGTCCTGGAGAACGACGTCGTCGTCAAGGTCGGTAACCGCAAGGTGGCCGATGCCGACGAGTTCGTCGTCGCGGTGCGGCAGTTGACCATCGGCCAGGATTCGCCGATCGAGGTCGTCCGCGACGGCCGCCACGTCACGCTGACCGTCAAACCAGACCCCGACAGCTGA